GATTATAATAAACAATATCACATTCTTCATTCATGCATATATAATAATCCATATCTCCGACCATTTCTTCCAGTGTATCATCTACCAAATGCTTAACCGTAATATTTTTCACTTTGATTCCTGACCTATTACATTCAGGGCATGTGTTGTCATTCTCTATTTTATATGTTGATTGAAATTTGCTACCACAGCAACATTTATTCATTATCTCATTAGCCATTTTATTTTTCCTTCCCAAATTGAATATGGTAATACTTTTCCACCTAATGTCTTATCATTTCTTAATTCTCGTTTTCTTATAAAACCATATCATATTCTATTACCATTATA
This genomic interval from Candidatus Hydrogenedens sp. contains the following:
- a CDS encoding (2Fe-2S)-binding protein, which encodes MANEIMNKCCCGSKFQSTYKIENDNTCPECNRSGIKVKNITVKHLVDDTLEEMVGDMDYYICMNEECDIVYYN